Proteins found in one Cyprinus carpio isolate SPL01 chromosome B10, ASM1834038v1, whole genome shotgun sequence genomic segment:
- the LOC109069683 gene encoding smoothelin-like, protein MEGEKGTLEAGTKEQPDMTGPLTAEQLAAIEDEEILNNMLDKAVDFEERKMIRAAMRELLKRKRERRDRERAARMENLRQQGGGGKTAAGLNKDQKPANGPSGAQYNAHRTAQAKSFSPPTSTSSPKTVGSLAQSHVARVKVPGSSAVGGPNTKDVKQMLLDWCRVKTEPYEGVNIQNFSSSWADGLAFCALVHRFFPEGFEYCTLDPYDRRANFEKAFKTAETLADCPPLLDVDDLMRMREPDWKCVYTYIQEFYRCLAEKGLVKTKKKIP, encoded by the exons ATGGAGGGTGAGAAGGGAACATTAGAGGCAGGTACCAAAGAGCAACCTGATATGACGGGTCCCCTGACAGCCGAACAGCTGGCAGCTATAGAGGATGAAGAGATCCTCAATAATATG CTAGATAAGGCTGTGGATTTTGAGGAGAGGAAAATGATCCGCGCTGCCATGAGAGAACTGCTGAAGAGAAAGAGGG AGCGGCGTGATAGAGAGCGGGCGGCCCGAATGGAGAACCTGCGTCAGCAGGGTGGTGGAGGAAAGACAGCTGCTGGACTGAATAAGGACCAGAAACCTGCTAATGGTCCGAGTGGTGCTCAGTACAATGCACACA GGACAGCTCAGGCAAAATCATTTTCTCCACCAACCTCTACATCCTCTCCGAAAACTGTGGGCAG CCTGGCTCAGTCCCATGTGGCCAGGGTTAAAGTGCCGGGCAGCTCGGCGGTCGGGGGCCCAAATACCAAAGATGTCAAACAGATGCTGCTGGACTGGTGCCGGGTCAAGACTGAACCATATGAG GGCGTGAACATCCAAAATTTCTCGTCTAGCTGGGCAGACGGTCTGGCGTTTTGTGCCCTGGTGCACAGGTTCTTCCCAGAGGGCTTTGAATACTGCACTCTCGACCCCTATGATCGCAGGGCCAACTTTGAGAAGGCATTCAAGACTGCAGA GACACTAGCTGACTGTCCTCCCCTGCTTGACGTTGATGACTTGATGCGGATGCGAGAGCCAGactggaagtgtgtgtacacGTATATCCAGGAGTTTTACCGCTGCCTAGCAGAGAAAGGCCTCGTCAAGACTAAAAAGAAGATACCATAG